From the Limanda limanda chromosome 2, fLimLim1.1, whole genome shotgun sequence genome, one window contains:
- the rhbdd2 gene encoding rhomboid domain-containing protein 2, giving the protein MDYLKIISEVVKDMVPVITGGVFTLALLSCVVFCIQTYFSLTQGFLSVGAAVFQSGHIHRLFSFPVYHRSLAQLLLNITALVFLCGSLEKGVGTVRFLSVFLLLSTTTGLCYSFLDLMLQADSSQTHTHTEGLLPVALACVALTTMHTKVSKGFLCGVSFPAMVLPWVFLILTSALFPHCVLPCNVIAILVGWLYGKGWFSLLEVSEARAGVVEKLMPFRLLRSLCGDLFVPASAEERRKTLLPQINPTPGSYPVQAYAPISSVNPAATVSYEGWPNSKSALSGPTPLHSHGHGPTHNLGLDHGHSCNHSHHAHSHGHV; this is encoded by the coding sequence ATGGATTACTTAAAAATAATATCAGAGGTTGTAAAAGACATGGTTCCTGTCATCACCGGTGGTGTTTTCACTCTGGCCCTGCTATCGTGTGTTGTATTCTGTATTCAAACGTACTTCAGCTTAACTCAGGGTTTCCTCAGTGTCGGTGCTGCTGTCTTCCAAAGTGGACACATCCACAGACTCTTCTCATTCCCCGTCTATCATAGAAGTTTAGCTCAGCTGCTCCTGAACATCACAGCCCTGGTGTTCCTCTGTGGCAGCCTGGAGAAAGGTGTGGGCACCGtccgcttcctgtctgtcttcctgctgctgtccaCCACCACCGGCCTGTGCTACAGCTTCCTGGATCTGATGCTGCAGGCCGACAGCAGCCAGACTCACACCCACACCGAGGGCCTGCTCCCTGTGGCCCTGGCCTGTGTGGCTCTCACCACCATGCACACCAAGGTGTCCAAAGGGTTCTTGTGTGGAGTCAGTTTCCCCGCCATGGTTCTCCCCTGGGTGTTCCTCATCCTCACCAGCGCCCTCTTTCCCCACTGTGTGCTCCCCTGTAATGTCATCGCAATCCTGGTCGGGTGGCTGTACGGGAAAGGATGGTTCTCTCTTCTGGAAGTGTCAGAGGCCAGGGCAGGTGTTGTGGAGAAGCTGATGCCATTCAGGCTGCTGAGGAGCCTCTGCGGTGACCTGTTTGTCCCTGCCTCCgcagaagaaaggaggaagacCCTGCTTCCACAGATCAATCCAACACCAGGCTCCTACCCGGTCCAGGCTTACGCTCCAATATCAAGCGTTAACCCTGCTGCTACTGTGTCGTACGAAGGCTGGCCCAACTCAAAGAGTGCTCTGTCTGGTCCCACTCCTCTTCATTCTCATGGACATGGACCGACACATAACTTAGGACTCGATCACGGCCACAGCTGCA